A region from the Silene latifolia isolate original U9 population chromosome 7, ASM4854445v1, whole genome shotgun sequence genome encodes:
- the LOC141591213 gene encoding uncharacterized protein LOC141591213 produces MLFRMNLACLPSYLEQAKFSSASILAEVVQAYHAKQYNGHLEEIILERRKMLQELSRFNHDLQFWKSIFKRMIPYQCTRRHVCVVFHEAGKESELEDVAEYVDDGVSFEEYLDDEQSDDDSNTIHIIPYDSEEEDEEESVGDSDEEGSNTIPDDSEEEDEEKSDGDSDEEGSDTIPDDSEEEHENKLD; encoded by the exons ATGCTCTTTCGAATGAATCTAGCTTGTTTGCCGTCATATCTAGAACAAGCCAAG TTTTCCAGCGCATCTATACTCGCGGAGGTTGTACAGGCATATCATGCAAAACAGTACAACGGACACTTGGAGGAAATCATATTA GAGAGGAGAAAGATGTTACAAGAACTTAGCCGGTTTAATCATGATCTCCAATTCTGGAAGAGTATATTTAAGAGAATGATACCATATCAGTGCACCAGAAGGCATGTTTGTGTGGTTTTTCATGAAGCGG GTAAAGAATCTGAACTAGAGGACGTGGCTGAGTATGTTGATGATGGTGTCAGTTTTGAAGAATATTTGGACGATGAGCAATCAGATGACGATTCTAATACAATTCATATAATTCCATATGATTCTGAAGAGGAAGACGAAGAAGAATCAGTTGGTGATTCTGATGAAGAAGGTTCAAATACAATTCCAGATGATTCcgaagaagaagacgaagaaaaatCAGATGGCGATTCTGATGAAGAGGGTTCAGATACAATTCCAGATGATTCTGAAGAGGAACATGAAAATAAATTAGACTGA